The genomic region TAAATTATAGAAGCGGATGCTAATTATTTAACgtgttatgtatattttaatatttattactattatataattctttgCAATAATAAATGTCTACTTGTATATACAAAATTTCCAAGTATGTATTATAACCCTATTTTAATTCTTAGAAATAGAATATAAATCTAtgtgttcatatttattttataatagttttttaataaaaaaaaaaatatatatatacatattaaattttttttcttaacattatacaattttaactTAATGTATAATCGGCATAGtacttattataattacatttcAGTTCTTTCTAAAATATTGATTTTATGCTTCtgcaattttgaaatttttttatagattACTTaatcataaatttttaaattcataatgtacttttttataacactTCAATATACGGCAATTAGTCGGTTAACAAAGGTTACAAaagtattatataaatatatgatttaaaattaacaCTTAAATTCATCATTAAACTAtagtaaaatttattttaaaattattttcatagtttatttctatttaattataaactTTTCTATAAATGTGGCAATCTCCTAACATATGTTACTTTCCGAAAGAAGACAAACATTTACCGTtctataacatattttaatttaaagaaCTAATGATACTGTTTatataaacacaaaaaaaggttaattatgttttaatttttgattaatgtaaaaaaaatattgaatgaGACATAGAATAGTATACATTCATTTGAATTacaatatgcatataagtactaaataaaaaatcattcAGCCTACAGAATATCAGAAAATATttaagattaaaaaatttacaaaaaaatatacagtTTTATATGGCtgtattataattacaataaCGAAACCTGTATtttccatatatttttttaaaactataCTTTTATGTAATATGACCCAAATATTTCTATGctaatttaacaaaataactaattaataataaattacaaaaaaatattaatttttattgcatatttaattatacatatgaatgatcaattttttaatatgaattttgATCAAATGTTGAATATTCAAAAGCACCATATGAAAACGGGATACTTCTTTCGTCATCCATAATTGAAGGTTCTTGCAGTACACTATTCAATTCTTCATTGATACCTGCTCCTTTCTTCCTATTCTTTTTAGTAAGAACTTTCCACAAAGGTGtgaactataaaaataatttggtaaatttacaatttaattattgtatataattaaaaaaaatatgaacagtttttttaatgcaaataaattttagtttactttaaaaagaaggcccAATAACAGAGCAATTCCTATGGGTGCTGAAGTTTTTATGATTTCTGGGTTATTTGGTATTCCATTGAAAAATTCACTTAGTGTATGTAGTATGTTACCGTTATTAGCATCTATTTCATTAACTTTTTCTGCAGTAGGAACATATGCAGAAACAGCTCCTTAACTACCGATAAATCCACCAGGAGTTTCACGATTAGTAGATCTATCACTATATGTCTTATCACAGGTAGGTGAACGAGGAATATTCGTTTTATCAGTAACTGAACATGCAGTATCTGTACTACTTGAAGTTACATCACCCATAGATGTGCGAGCTAGGTTTTCACCACCAACGTTTGTAGAAATCATAACATTTCCAGGAGGAGATAAACCATCTTTAATTCCTACAGGAACTGTTTCATTATCAGGGTCTTGTTTTCCATCCGCTATTCCTTTAATGGGTTGTAATCTATGGAGATTATCATACGACGTTTGATCAGCAGATATACCACTTTGGTGAgttattccttttaaatCAATTTCTTGAGAAGAACTAGTTGCATCAAATTCCTCCGAAGCGCTTTTCGATGACGAATGAGAAACTTGATGATTACTTAATTCAGTAGTTGTGACAGGTTCTGGGAGAGATTCAGATTGTGCCGAGGCTTGTTCTAATTGAGGTTTTTTAGGATTCTGAATATCTAAGGGTTCAGATGATCCAACTTCAGTTTTAACAGGACTAACACGATGCTTTGAGTCTTGATGTGATTGCGAAGGTACACTTGGKTGKTCTGATTCTTTCCTTTCAGGATGTACTTCAACTGGATTTTTTGTTTCTAGGTTTGGTGAACTTATCGTATTTGAGCTTTCTCTAGGTGGTATTAATTGTGTTTTCGCTTTTGGTGATTTAATTCGTGTGCTTTTTTGATGGCAACTTTCACCTTTACAAGTTCCTTTTGTATCAGGTCGTAATGAAGCTTGATTTTTAACAAGAGATAGAGGTTTCGTACGACAAGATGATATATTAGGACATAATGCACtaaaactttttattttgtcatcTTCAAGTAAATCAAGTGATAAACCATTTCTTTGAGCACAATTCTTTATCTCATTattcttttgttttatttgttcatttaatTGATGCCATTGTGTGTAAAAATTTGGATTCGTGCTTCTATAACgatcattaattttttcttcaatttcctttttatatgtagaatatttatttaagcaACTAGCACCTTTGAATTGTTGCCAATGTCTAAAGCTCTTAAGATATGGTGAAGACATACTTTCCTTTACTtgtaattatgtatttttcacGTATtcttaatttaaataaataatttctggaatataatttatgtatatgtgtagaAACATTCACAACATCAGATAcatttatttcatattaCCGTTATAGATTATTAATATTTGGTATGCATACattattacaataataaatggtataaataaatgtcctttaacatatatatagtacgttttaaaaatgaataaattaattattttaaataatacgATTTGCATAtaaacaattatttttaagagaTTCTGAAAGATAATTGATCATTGGAAACATATGTTTAAAGTGTTTCGTCAAATTTTCATGTATTCAATAAATATGTCacaaatgtttatatattaaaatatgaagttctcaaattaattaaaagtgAAATAAGGACAAAGAGTTTTTATATAACGCACGAaatcaaataaaatagtaaatgtTATATCGTTTCGTCTAATTAATATCAACAAATGAGTTTGCACTTGTTCCACTAATTATTACAtacttatgtatatatatttttttgtatcattACTAAGACACacatttgtttattattcTCTGTATTTTCGTCTTTAAGTCTTTTgcatttctcatttttcgtCTATTGTACTTTTCATGAAATGTTTTGCATTTCTGTTTTGTTCCcaaacaaatattttactgCTAACGAATTTGTACAACTGCTGATAATATGCTATcgaattataattttcacaaTGTACTATATAATAGTAACTAATATACAAATTGTTAATAATACGTAgatttacattataattgtaaaactgcttgtaattaatatatcaattaaatacgtaaaaaaattatataaatctaCTGATCtaaaattaacaactttTTGATTTCATAGTATATTTAAGGGCTATTAATTT from Plasmodium vivax scf_6603 genomic scaffold, whole genome shotgun sequence harbors:
- a CDS encoding variable surface protein Vir18, putative (encoded by transcript PVX_013120A) produces the protein MSSPYLKSFRHWQQFKGASCLNKYSTYKKEIEEKINDRYRSTNPNFYTQWHQLNEQIKQKNNEIKNCAQRNGLSLDLLEDDKIKSFSALCPNISSCRTKPLSLVKNQASLRPDTKGTCKGESCHQKSTRIKSPKAKTQLIPPRESSNTISSPNLETKNPVEVHPERKESXXPSVPSQSHQDSKHRVSPVKTEVGSSEPLDIQNPKKPQLEQASAQSESLPEPVTTTELSNHQVSHSSSKSASEEFDATSSSQEIDLKGITHQSGISADQTSYDNLHRLQPIKGIADGKQDPDNETVPVGIKDGLSPPGNVMISTNVGGENLARTSMGDVTSSSTDTACSVTDKTNIPRSPTCDKTYSDRSTNRETPGGFIGKKVNEIDANNGNILHTLSEFFNGIPNNPEIIKTSAPIGIALLLGLLFKFTPLWKVLTKKNRKKGAGINEELNSVLQEPSIMDDERSIPFSYGAFEYSTFDQNSY